In a genomic window of Urocitellus parryii isolate mUroPar1 chromosome 2, mUroPar1.hap1, whole genome shotgun sequence:
- the Paqr9 gene encoding membrane progestin receptor epsilon, giving the protein MEQLRGGSGLVLNLQRRPRSRHKGPDGDRPGLPSAREPAPEIACVRPSGAPSTMPRRLQPRVTGTKGPPATAAAASGANRHSLPAASGDLPASAKQLLRWDEVPDDFVECFILSGYRRLPCTAQECLASVLKPTNETLNFWTHFIPLLLFLSKFCRLFFLSGRDVPFHHPWLLPLWCYASGVLLTFAMSCTAHVFSCLSLRLRAAFFYLDYASISYYGFGSTVAYYYYLLPGLSLLDARVMTPYVQQRLGWHVDCTRLIAVYRALVLPVAFVLAVACTVACCKSRTDWCAYPFALRTFVFIMPLSMACPIMLESWLFDLRGENPTLFVHFYRRYFWLVVAAFFNVSKIPERIQPGLFDIIGHSHQLFHIFTFLSIYDQVYYVEEGLRQFLQAPPAAPTFSGTVGYMLLLVVCLGLVIRKFLNNPEFYSKK; this is encoded by the exons ATG gagcAGCTACGAGGAGGCTCGGGTCTGGTCTTGAACCTGCAGCGACGCCCCCGGAGCAGGCACAAAGGCCCCGACGGCGACCGGCCGGGGCTGCCTAGCGCGCGGGAGCCGGCGCCAGAGATCGCCTGCGTGCGCCCTAGTGGAGCCCCGAGCACCATGCCGCGGCGCCTGCAGCCCCGGGTCACGGGCACAAAGGGCCCTCCCGCCACGGCTGCCGCAGCTTCGGGGGCCAACCGGCATTCTCTTCCCGCAGCCTCCGGGGACCTCCCAGCGTCTGCCAAGCAGTTACTGCGTTGGGACGAGGTCCCCGACGACTTCGTGGAGTGCTTCATCCTGTCGGGCTACCGGCGCCTGCCATGCACGGCGCAGGAGTGTCTGGCCTCGGTGCTGAAGCCTACCAATGAGACGCTCAACTTCTGGACGCACTTCATCCCGCTGCTGCTGTTCTTGAGCAAGTTCTGTCGCCTATTCTTCCTGAGCGGCCGCGATGTACCCTTCCACCACCCGTGGCTGCTGCCCCTGTGGTGCTATGCGTCGGGTGTTCTGCTGACCTTCGCCATGAGCTGCACGGCGCACGTGTTCAGCTGCCTGTCGCTGCGCCTGCGCGCCGCCTTCTTCTACCTGGACTACGCATCCATCAGCTACTATGGTTTCGGCAGCACAGTGGCCTACTACTACTATCTGCTGCCAGGCCTGAGCTTGCTGGACGCCAGAGTCATGACCCCGTATGTACAGCAGCGCCTCGGCTGGCACGTGGACTGCACACGCCTCATTGCCGTCTATCGTGCGCTGGTGCTGCCGGTGGCCTTCGTGCTGGCTGTGGCATGCACGGTGGCCTGCTGCAAAAGCCGCACCGACTGGTGCGCCTATCCGTTTGCCTTGCGCACCTTCGTCTTCATCATGCCGCTCAGCATGGCCTGCCCCATTATGCTGGAGAGCTGGCTCTTCGACCTGCGTGGCGAGAACCCAACGCTCTTCGTGCACTTCTACCGTCGCTACTTCTGGCTGGTGGTGGCCGCCTTCTTCAACGTGAGCAAGATCCCCGAGCGCATCCAGCCAGGCCTCTTCGACATCATCGGCCACAGCCACCAGCTCTTCCACATCTTCACCTTCCTCAGTATCTATGACCAGGTGTACTACGTGGAGGAGGGCCTGCGCCAGTTCCTCCAGGCCCCACCTGCTGCGCCCACCTTCTCGGGCACCGTTGGCTACATGCTGCTGTTGGTGGTTTGCTTAGGGTTGGTCATCAGGAAGTTCCTAAACAACCCCGAATTCTACAGTAAAAAGTGA